The Corynebacterium poyangense genome includes a window with the following:
- the truB gene encoding tRNA pseudouridine(55) synthase TruB, translated as MPVANSGLVVVDKPAGMTSHHVVSRLRRIYRTRKIGHAGTLDPMATGVLVAGVNRGTKFLAHLGAAEKSYHARVRLGVSTSTEDAEGEIITTASSEALSALTDHDILETLTKFRGDIQQRPSAVSAIKINGKRAYQRVRDGEDVELPSRPITIFDLHADNFNREHGVIDCDLQVHCSSGTYIRALARDIGDALGVGGHLIALRRTAVGVFSLADASTLEELESAEHPPLVSLDEALPRCYPPLAVDTEQARKLSLGQRLSPRGLSGIHSAIDPQGHAVALVQETAESLRTVFVARPATL; from the coding sequence ATGCCCGTGGCGAACTCTGGATTAGTAGTTGTAGATAAACCAGCCGGAATGACCTCTCATCATGTTGTTAGTAGGTTAAGACGTATTTACCGCACTCGAAAAATAGGTCATGCCGGCACACTGGACCCCATGGCCACCGGGGTTTTAGTCGCTGGGGTGAACCGGGGAACAAAGTTTTTAGCGCATCTAGGGGCAGCGGAAAAAAGTTATCATGCCCGAGTGCGATTAGGCGTAAGTACCAGCACCGAGGACGCAGAAGGTGAGATCATCACCACGGCGTCATCTGAAGCACTCTCAGCGCTGACAGACCACGATATTCTTGAGACACTCACCAAATTTCGTGGCGATATTCAGCAACGCCCCTCCGCGGTGAGTGCGATAAAGATCAACGGCAAACGAGCGTATCAACGAGTCCGCGACGGCGAAGACGTGGAACTACCCAGCCGACCAATCACAATTTTTGATCTCCACGCAGACAACTTCAACCGAGAACACGGGGTGATCGACTGTGATCTACAGGTACATTGTTCCTCCGGGACCTACATCAGGGCCTTAGCCCGCGATATTGGAGACGCCCTCGGCGTAGGGGGGCATCTTATTGCGCTACGCCGCACAGCAGTGGGGGTTTTTAGCCTTGCTGATGCCTCAACTCTGGAGGAGTTAGAATCCGCAGAACACCCTCCCCTGGTGTCCTTAGATGAAGCACTACCGCGATGCTACCCACCCCTCGCTGTTGATACTGAACAAGCTCGAAAGCTCTCCTTGGGTCAGCGTTTGAGTCCCCGTGGACTATCCGGGATCCACAGTGCCATTGACCCACAAGGTCACGCCGTTGCTCTTGTCCAAGAGACAGCAGAATCACTGAGAACTGTTTTCGTGGCTCGCCCGGCAACCTTATAA
- a CDS encoding nucleoside hydrolase: protein MMKVILDLDTGIDDTLALVYALASEELEVIGVTGTYGNVLMETGTRNDLAILELFGHKDVPVFAGEPHAITKDSFEVLDISAFIHGRNGIGEALIPEPEGTVRDQGAVDFLIDAVRQYGEDLVIVATGPMTNLAAAIQRDATFADNATIVIMGGALTVPGNVSPWAEANINQDPEAADLVFRSGAKVTMIGLDVTLQTLLTTAETAQWQQLGTVGGDFLAEATDYYIKAYETTAPHLGGCGLHDPLAVAVAVDPSLVTCLDINMKVDCEGETRGRTIGDEEKLNDPKKSVKVAVGVDVERFLKEFMSRITKAAAQTAPRG, encoded by the coding sequence ATTATGAAGGTTATTCTTGATCTTGATACAGGCATTGATGACACCCTAGCCTTGGTTTATGCCCTGGCTTCTGAGGAACTAGAAGTTATTGGCGTAACGGGCACCTACGGCAATGTTCTGATGGAAACCGGCACCCGAAATGACTTAGCTATCTTGGAGCTTTTCGGACATAAGGATGTTCCAGTTTTTGCCGGTGAGCCACATGCCATCACCAAGGATTCCTTCGAAGTTCTTGATATCTCTGCATTTATCCACGGTCGTAACGGCATTGGTGAAGCACTTATTCCTGAGCCTGAGGGAACCGTCCGCGATCAAGGGGCCGTGGATTTCTTGATTGACGCTGTGCGTCAATACGGTGAAGACCTCGTCATTGTTGCCACAGGGCCGATGACTAACTTGGCGGCCGCCATTCAACGCGACGCCACCTTTGCGGATAACGCCACAATCGTCATTATGGGCGGCGCCTTGACGGTGCCGGGCAATGTCAGCCCGTGGGCGGAGGCGAATATCAACCAGGACCCTGAGGCGGCTGATCTGGTATTCCGCTCTGGGGCGAAGGTGACGATGATTGGCCTAGATGTGACCTTGCAGACCCTGCTGACCACCGCCGAAACAGCTCAATGGCAGCAGCTCGGCACGGTGGGTGGAGATTTTCTTGCTGAGGCCACCGACTACTACATCAAAGCCTATGAAACCACTGCGCCGCACCTGGGTGGATGTGGGTTGCATGACCCACTCGCGGTAGCCGTGGCTGTCGACCCGAGCCTAGTGACCTGCCTTGATATCAACATGAAAGTTGATTGCGAGGGAGAAACCCGAGGCCGGACCATTGGGGATGAAGAAAAACTCAATGACCCGAAGAAGAGCGTGAAGGTAGCGGTGGGAGTTGATGTGGAGCGCTTCCTTAAAGAGTTTATGTCTCGGATAACGAAGGCTGCTGCACAGACCGCTCCGCGCGGATAG
- a CDS encoding polyribonucleotide nucleotidyltransferase, with protein MSDVSYFEDEEFGFIEAVATIDNGDFGTRTIRFETGQLARQADGSVTTYLDEETMLLATATASNSPREGFDFFPLTVDVEERMYAAGRIPGSFFRREGRPSTEAILACRQIDRPLRPTFTKGLRNEVQIVVTVLSQHPDDFYDVVAINGASAATQLSGLPVSGAVGGVRMALVYDNDHKDGQWIAFPNVEQHRNAVFEMVVAGRRITRRQGRKKIDDVAIMMVEAGATATVSEKIAEGYPAPTEKVVAQGLEAAKPFIEVLCRAQEGLKDRAGKETQEFQLFPDYSEETFKKVEQKAAKKMRQLMQIPAKQERDEATNAYMEKIEAELVGKDGETPDKEIRAAYNAVMKQTVREMILRDHFRIDGRGVKDIRDLSVEVDLIPRAHGSSLFERGETQILGVTTLDMLKMEQHIDSLTPIDNKRYIHHYNFPPYSTGETGRVGSPKRREIGHGALAERALLPVIPSREEFPYTIRQVSEALGSNGSTSMGSVCASTLSLYNAGVPLKAPVAGIAMGLVSGKIDGKQEYVALTDILGAEDAFGDMDFKVAGTADYVTALQLDTKLDGIPSKVLAQALEQAREARLEILDTMSEIIESPDEMSSLAPKITTVKVPVSKIGELIGPKGKNINALTEETGADITIEEDGTVYVSAANGTAADAAIERINSIANPQLPKVGERFLGTVVKTVPFGAFVSLTPGRDGLVHISRLGGKRRIEKVEDVVNVGDKMQVEISDIDNRGKISLEPVDEN; from the coding sequence ATGAGCGACGTGAGCTATTTTGAGGATGAAGAATTCGGGTTTATCGAGGCGGTAGCCACTATCGATAACGGGGATTTCGGCACCCGAACCATCCGTTTTGAGACCGGACAGCTAGCGCGGCAGGCCGACGGCTCAGTGACCACCTACCTCGACGAAGAGACGATGCTGCTGGCCACCGCTACGGCATCAAACTCTCCGCGCGAAGGTTTTGATTTCTTCCCCCTCACCGTTGACGTGGAAGAAAGAATGTACGCCGCAGGACGAATTCCCGGTTCCTTTTTCCGTCGCGAAGGGCGCCCCTCTACTGAGGCGATTCTTGCGTGCCGACAGATTGACCGACCCCTACGCCCCACGTTCACCAAAGGTCTACGCAATGAAGTTCAGATTGTGGTGACGGTCCTATCTCAACATCCGGATGATTTCTACGATGTGGTAGCCATCAACGGTGCCTCCGCCGCAACCCAGCTTTCCGGGCTACCAGTCTCTGGGGCTGTAGGTGGAGTTCGCATGGCGTTGGTCTACGACAATGACCACAAAGACGGCCAGTGGATAGCTTTCCCCAATGTAGAACAGCACCGCAATGCCGTTTTTGAGATGGTGGTGGCCGGACGTCGCATCACCCGACGACAAGGTCGGAAGAAAATCGACGATGTTGCCATCATGATGGTTGAAGCTGGTGCCACCGCGACGGTGTCGGAAAAAATTGCAGAAGGCTATCCGGCTCCTACCGAAAAGGTGGTTGCTCAAGGTCTGGAAGCGGCGAAGCCGTTTATTGAGGTGTTGTGCCGAGCACAAGAAGGTTTGAAAGATCGGGCGGGTAAAGAAACCCAGGAATTCCAGCTATTCCCGGACTACAGCGAAGAAACCTTCAAGAAGGTGGAGCAGAAGGCAGCTAAGAAGATGCGTCAGCTGATGCAGATTCCGGCGAAGCAGGAACGTGATGAAGCCACCAATGCCTATATGGAAAAAATTGAGGCTGAACTGGTGGGCAAGGATGGAGAAACGCCTGATAAGGAAATTCGTGCTGCGTATAACGCAGTGATGAAGCAAACCGTACGGGAGATGATTTTGCGGGATCATTTCCGCATTGACGGGCGTGGGGTAAAAGATATTCGAGACCTCAGTGTTGAGGTGGACCTTATTCCTCGGGCTCATGGTTCTTCACTCTTTGAGCGTGGAGAAACCCAGATTTTGGGAGTTACCACCCTAGATATGCTCAAAATGGAACAGCATATTGATTCCTTGACCCCGATTGACAATAAGCGTTATATCCATCACTACAACTTCCCGCCGTACTCTACTGGTGAAACCGGCCGAGTTGGTTCTCCTAAGCGTCGAGAAATTGGTCACGGAGCGTTGGCGGAACGTGCCTTGTTGCCGGTCATTCCTTCGCGTGAGGAATTCCCCTATACCATCCGCCAGGTTTCTGAGGCTTTGGGATCTAATGGTTCCACCTCAATGGGATCTGTTTGCGCTTCCACCCTCTCCCTGTATAACGCCGGTGTTCCCCTGAAAGCCCCGGTAGCCGGGATTGCGATGGGCTTAGTGTCCGGGAAGATTGATGGGAAACAAGAATACGTCGCTTTAACAGACATCCTCGGTGCCGAGGACGCCTTCGGTGACATGGACTTCAAAGTTGCAGGTACCGCAGACTATGTTACGGCCTTGCAGCTTGATACCAAACTGGATGGTATCCCTTCTAAGGTTCTCGCCCAGGCTTTGGAGCAAGCCCGTGAAGCACGGTTAGAGATTCTGGATACGATGTCAGAAATCATTGAATCTCCGGATGAGATGAGTTCCTTGGCGCCGAAGATCACCACCGTTAAGGTTCCGGTCTCGAAGATCGGTGAACTCATTGGGCCGAAAGGCAAGAACATCAATGCACTGACTGAAGAAACCGGTGCGGATATCACCATTGAAGAAGACGGCACCGTGTACGTTTCCGCCGCAAATGGAACAGCAGCAGACGCAGCCATTGAGCGGATTAACTCTATTGCTAATCCGCAGCTACCTAAGGTCGGGGAGCGGTTTCTCGGAACTGTCGTCAAGACGGTCCCCTTCGGTGCTTTTGTGTCGTTAACTCCTGGTCGAGACGGGTTAGTGCACATTTCCCGCCTTGGTGGGAAACGCCGCATTGAGAAAGTAGAAGACGTGGTCAATGTGGGCGATAAGATGCAGGTGGAAATCAGCGATATTGATAATCGCGGCAAGATTTCCTTAGAGCCTGTGGACGAAAACTAG
- the rpsO gene encoding 30S ribosomal protein S15 — protein sequence MALSTEQKKEILSQYGLHDSDTGSPEAQVALLSARISNLTEHLKFHKHDHHSRRGLMLLVGRRRGLLNYLAENNVDRYRDLISRLGLRR from the coding sequence ATGGCGCTTTCTACCGAGCAGAAGAAAGAAATTCTATCTCAGTACGGTCTTCATGACTCCGATACTGGTTCTCCCGAGGCTCAGGTTGCTTTGCTGAGTGCCCGGATTTCTAACCTCACCGAGCACCTCAAATTCCACAAGCATGATCACCACTCCCGTCGTGGTTTGATGCTTTTGGTTGGACGTCGCCGTGGATTGCTCAACTACTTGGCAGAAAACAACGTTGACCGCTACCGTGACTTGATCTCCCGGTTGGGTCTTCGCCGTTAA
- a CDS encoding ABC transporter family substrate-binding protein, which translates to MRKSLKASVVALMAVAGLSLSACGGGGNQGGDSGEAISHDQVADYAQTSRDQVKDGGELNLPIVELSEQQLPFNADGTAYSTTIWSLYNPQLALFSPDGKYTPNDDYLTKVEDKTENGKTVVTYTIRDEAKYNDGTPIDWKAFENTWRFNNGEMKDVVPNSTDGYKLIESVKAGANDKQAVVTFKQAYPWWMGLFDKLLPPQVNSADLFNNGYLKKTHPEWGAGPYKLESADFNTSTVTFVRNDKWWGEPAKLDRIVYRGMEDSASINAFRAGEIDAVTAGTKDRLETVRGMGDKAEIRIGKVPFSSLLTLNSQAGPLKDDKVREAVMSAIDRSKLAEIRFNGLNYSEELPGSFTLYSVQDGYEDNFGKVVSYDVDKAKSLLDEAGWKEGADGIRTKDGQPLVLRYTLLGDSPLFKGIAAAQQQMLREVGIDMQINERPSSDFSKVSKERDFDLFPMGFSSTDPYGVAYFDQTYNSKSELNKSGTGSPEFDKKIEELTKISDPDEQIKKANELEQDAFKFHGIMPLFNGPQIVAVKPGLVNYGPKMFGIIKVQDIGWKAD; encoded by the coding sequence ATGAGAAAGTCCTTAAAGGCATCAGTGGTGGCACTGATGGCCGTCGCAGGTCTTAGCCTTAGTGCCTGCGGCGGTGGTGGAAACCAAGGTGGCGATTCCGGCGAAGCTATCAGCCACGATCAGGTGGCAGATTACGCCCAAACCTCCCGTGATCAAGTAAAAGATGGTGGCGAGCTTAATCTTCCCATTGTGGAGCTGTCTGAGCAGCAGCTTCCATTCAATGCCGATGGCACCGCCTACAGCACTACTATCTGGAGCCTGTATAACCCCCAACTTGCCCTGTTCAGCCCAGATGGCAAGTACACTCCCAATGATGATTACCTCACCAAGGTAGAAGACAAAACCGAAAACGGTAAGACCGTGGTGACTTACACCATTCGGGATGAAGCCAAGTACAATGATGGAACTCCTATTGATTGGAAAGCCTTCGAAAACACCTGGCGCTTTAACAATGGTGAGATGAAAGACGTGGTGCCCAATAGCACCGATGGTTATAAGCTCATTGAATCCGTGAAAGCGGGTGCTAATGACAAGCAAGCGGTCGTCACCTTTAAGCAAGCATATCCCTGGTGGATGGGGCTATTTGATAAGTTGCTGCCACCCCAGGTGAATTCTGCTGACCTCTTTAATAATGGCTACCTCAAGAAGACCCACCCCGAGTGGGGAGCTGGCCCCTACAAGCTGGAAAGCGCTGATTTCAACACCAGCACCGTCACCTTTGTTCGGAATGATAAATGGTGGGGTGAGCCGGCCAAGTTGGACCGGATTGTCTATCGCGGTATGGAAGATAGCGCCTCCATTAATGCATTCCGTGCTGGAGAAATTGACGCGGTAACCGCAGGTACTAAGGACCGTTTAGAAACGGTGCGTGGCATGGGTGATAAGGCTGAAATTCGGATCGGTAAGGTTCCCTTCAGCTCCTTGCTTACCCTCAATTCTCAAGCCGGCCCATTGAAAGACGACAAGGTGCGCGAAGCTGTGATGAGCGCCATTGATCGCTCTAAGCTGGCGGAAATCCGCTTCAACGGCTTAAATTACTCTGAGGAATTGCCCGGGTCCTTTACCCTCTACTCCGTCCAAGACGGCTATGAGGATAATTTCGGCAAGGTTGTTTCCTACGACGTTGATAAGGCTAAGTCCTTACTGGACGAAGCTGGCTGGAAAGAAGGCGCTGATGGTATCCGTACCAAGGATGGACAGCCCCTGGTCCTGCGCTACACCCTTCTCGGCGATAGCCCGCTGTTCAAGGGTATTGCTGCTGCACAACAGCAAATGCTGCGCGAAGTCGGAATCGACATGCAAATCAATGAGCGCCCCAGCTCTGATTTCTCCAAGGTCAGTAAAGAGCGCGATTTCGATCTCTTCCCCATGGGCTTTAGCAGCACTGACCCCTACGGTGTTGCCTATTTCGATCAGACCTACAATTCCAAGAGCGAACTCAACAAGTCTGGCACTGGTTCGCCGGAATTTGATAAGAAGATCGAAGAGCTAACCAAGATCTCTGATCCTGATGAGCAGATCAAGAAAGCCAATGAACTTGAGCAGGATGCCTTTAAGTTCCATGGCATTATGCCGCTGTTCAACGGCCCCCAGATTGTCGCTGTCAAACCTGGACTAGTGAACTATGGGCCGAAGATGTTCGGCATCATCAAGGTTCAAGACATTGGGTGGAAAGCTGACTAA
- a CDS encoding bifunctional riboflavin kinase/FAD synthetase — MDIWRGLQEVPPQPQGSVVTIGVFDGMHRGHCGLISRAVREARTEGLPCIMVTFDPHPVSVFLPGHAPTSLMSVDSRLRRAAELGIDGVLVIDFRCELAGLSPQEYVSTLLLKTLSARSVYVGDNFTFGRDASGTTTVLEALCSEVGIKAHIVELLRDEGTCISSTVVRDALAQGDVVAAQRALGRRFSVSGQIVHGNGRGGRELGFPTANMYFPDCVAIPADGVYAGWFTVVNEGDIDGDMEPKVAYPAAISVGTNPTFGDDRRSVESFVMGHEADLYGRRATVEFVAHLRDMLKFNGIEDLLTAIRQDVSDAYRALGIDSDEEN; from the coding sequence GTGGATATCTGGCGTGGATTACAAGAGGTACCTCCGCAACCTCAGGGTTCAGTCGTAACAATTGGTGTCTTTGACGGAATGCACCGGGGACACTGTGGCCTCATATCGCGGGCGGTACGAGAGGCAAGAACCGAAGGTCTGCCGTGCATCATGGTGACATTTGACCCTCACCCGGTAAGCGTATTTTTACCCGGTCACGCTCCTACCTCATTAATGAGTGTGGACTCGCGCTTACGGCGTGCAGCTGAACTAGGGATTGATGGGGTGCTGGTCATTGATTTTCGCTGTGAATTAGCCGGTTTAAGCCCCCAAGAATATGTGTCCACCCTGCTGCTAAAAACCTTATCTGCTCGCTCTGTCTATGTGGGAGATAATTTCACGTTCGGACGCGACGCCAGCGGCACCACGACCGTCCTCGAAGCACTGTGTTCGGAGGTCGGGATTAAGGCTCATATCGTCGAACTTCTACGGGATGAGGGCACATGCATTAGTTCTACCGTGGTGCGTGATGCCTTAGCCCAGGGCGACGTGGTGGCAGCACAACGCGCACTAGGCAGACGGTTTAGCGTATCTGGACAGATTGTTCATGGCAATGGTCGGGGAGGACGTGAACTGGGCTTTCCTACCGCAAACATGTATTTCCCGGATTGTGTTGCTATTCCAGCAGATGGAGTATATGCCGGGTGGTTCACGGTGGTTAATGAGGGCGACATCGATGGGGATATGGAACCGAAGGTTGCTTATCCAGCGGCAATTTCGGTAGGTACTAATCCCACTTTTGGGGATGATCGACGAAGTGTCGAGTCCTTCGTCATGGGGCATGAAGCAGATTTATATGGGCGACGTGCAACCGTGGAGTTTGTTGCGCATCTCCGAGACATGCTCAAGTTCAATGGTATTGAGGACCTGTTAACAGCGATACGCCAAGATGTTTCGGATGCCTACCGAGCCTTGGGTATAGACTCGGACGAGGAAAATTAG